One genomic segment of Candidatus Nealsonbacteria bacterium includes these proteins:
- the trpS gene encoding tryptophan--tRNA ligase, whose product MRVFSGIRPTGKLHIGNYLGAIKQWIELQEKNECFFCIVDWHAITTPFQPELLQKNISELAISYLAVGLNPEKSALFVQSQIKEHSELAWILGTITSVGELKRMTQFKEKSKRHKEYINAGLFNYPLLMAADILLYQTEIVPVGKDQQQHVELARTIARKFNQKFGQTFKEPKVLLQKIGAKIMSLENPKKKMGKTDDPGGCIGLFDEPKIIEKKIMTAVTDPGKEIKYDLKRKSGISNLLTIYSLFSGKSIKELEKKFKGKGYAEFKKSLSGLLIDSLEPFRRKKKELLAREVYVKEILEQGRKRAQIIAQSTMQEVKKKMGLI is encoded by the coding sequence ATGAGAGTATTTAGCGGCATTAGGCCAACAGGAAAATTACATATTGGAAATTACTTGGGAGCGATAAAACAATGGATTGAACTCCAAGAAAAAAATGAGTGTTTTTTTTGTATTGTTGATTGGCACGCCATTACCACTCCTTTTCAGCCGGAATTGTTGCAAAAAAACATTTCAGAACTGGCAATTTCTTATTTGGCCGTCGGCTTAAATCCGGAAAAATCTGCTCTCTTTGTCCAATCTCAAATTAAAGAGCATTCGGAATTGGCTTGGATTTTGGGAACAATTACGTCTGTCGGCGAATTAAAAAGAATGACCCAATTTAAGGAAAAATCAAAAAGACACAAAGAATATATCAATGCCGGACTTTTTAATTATCCCCTTTTGATGGCAGCCGATATTCTGCTTTATCAAACGGAAATTGTGCCGGTTGGTAAAGACCAGCAACAACATGTTGAATTAGCCAGAACAATTGCCCGAAAATTCAATCAAAAATTCGGTCAAACTTTTAAAGAACCGAAAGTTTTACTTCAAAAAATTGGGGCGAAAATCATGTCTTTGGAGAACCCTAAAAAAAAGATGGGGAAAACCGATGACCCCGGGGGTTGTATCGGTTTGTTTGACGAACCAAAAATTATTGAAAAAAAGATAATGACCGCAGTCACTGACCCGGGAAAAGAAATTAAATATGACCTGAAAAGAAAGTCCGGCATTTCAAATCTGCTGACCATTTATTCTCTGTTTTCCGGAAAATCAATCAAGGAATTGGAAAAAAAATTTAAAGGAAAAGGATATGCCGAGTTTAAAAAATCTTTATCAGGCCTTTTAATTGATTCTTTGGAACCTTTCCGGCGAAAAAAGAAAGAACTTCTGGCCAGAGAGGTCTATGTTAAGGAAATTTTAGAGCAGGGCAGAAAACGAGCCCAAATCATCGCCCAATCCACCATGCAAGAAGTCAAAAAGAAAATGGGTCTAATTTAG
- the recA gene encoding recombinase RecA produces MVKQKKSQTEKGDLQETIEEIKQRFGEGAIMKLNEVRAVDVDVIPTGSISLDLALGVGGVPRGRVIEIYGQEGSGKTSLALHILAEAQKKGGAVAFVDAEHALDPDWAKKIGVNIDDLLISQPDSGEEALQIVETLVKSGEIDVIVVDSVAALTPKTEIEGEIGEFQIGLQARLMSQALRKLSGIISKTKTVVIFLNQTRMKIGVMFGNPETTSGGLALKFYSSLRIELRRIGQIKHGDEIIGSRIKAKIVKNKVAAPFKVTEFDIYYNEGISQYSDIINTGLKYGVIKKSGSWLQYENTKLGQGMEASRTFLRENPETLEKIREAITKNI; encoded by the coding sequence ATGGTAAAACAAAAAAAATCTCAAACTGAAAAAGGAGACCTTCAAGAAACAATTGAAGAGATAAAACAAAGATTTGGCGAAGGAGCAATAATGAAATTGAACGAAGTAAGGGCGGTTGATGTTGATGTCATTCCCACCGGTTCAATTTCTTTGGACTTGGCTTTAGGGGTGGGCGGGGTGCCGAGGGGGAGAGTAATTGAAATTTATGGTCAGGAAGGCAGCGGCAAGACAAGCTTGGCCCTTCATATTTTAGCAGAAGCTCAAAAGAAAGGGGGAGCAGTGGCTTTTGTTGATGCCGAACATGCCTTAGACCCGGATTGGGCAAAGAAAATCGGAGTTAATATAGATGACCTTTTAATTTCTCAACCCGATTCGGGCGAAGAAGCTCTTCAAATTGTGGAAACATTGGTCAAGTCCGGAGAAATTGATGTTATTGTTGTTGATTCGGTGGCCGCCTTAACTCCAAAAACGGAAATTGAAGGAGAGATTGGCGAGTTTCAAATCGGGCTTCAAGCCCGCTTAATGAGTCAAGCATTAAGAAAGCTTTCCGGTATAATTTCCAAGACAAAAACAGTGGTTATTTTTTTGAACCAGACCCGAATGAAAATAGGAGTGATGTTCGGCAATCCGGAAACTACGTCCGGTGGTTTGGCTTTAAAGTTTTATTCTTCGCTCAGAATAGAATTAAGAAGAATAGGTCAAATAAAGCACGGAGATGAAATTATCGGCAGCCGAATCAAAGCCAAAATCGTCAAAAATAAAGTGGCCGCCCCTTTTAAAGTCACCGAATTTGATATTTATTACAATGAGGGAATTTCCCAATATAGCGATATTATAAATACCGGCTTAAAATACGGAGTTATTAAGAAATCCGGTTCCTGGTTGCAATATGAAAATACAAAACTTGGTCAGGGAATGGAAGCCAGTAGGACTTTTTTGAGAGAAAATCCAGAAACCCTTGAAAAGATAAGAGAAGCAATAACCAAGAATATTTAA
- a CDS encoding phosphomannomutase/phosphoglucomutase — MKINPFIFRGYDVRGEADKDLNPEIVEHLGRAYGTFLRKRGIKKAVVGYDCRLTSPSYSQAIIKGLLFSGIDVIDIGLALVGNIYWAQYYFKAPGCVSVSGSHNPVNYNGFKFGTGFSSTMVTEEIEELRQIAQNGQFVQGKGKLKKQDIKEAYLRDLIKRFHLPFKFKVVIDPSHSTAGAFAPELLEKAGCQVVRSHCQIDGSFPIGTPDPTEKKVAERLSEKILEEKADLGFSYDSDGDRIGVVDGRGNILWNDVLVALFAMDVLDRNPGAKIVFNTLCSKMVEDVILAKRGEPLMWRTGHSFIKAKAQKEKAAFAGELSGHFYFLDKFYPHDDGCYSTLALLNYLSRSKKTLSEAIAGLPKYISSPEIKIFCADDKKVVLMAKIGPVLKKDFPDARVIDDERAGDGVRLELKDGMFVIRYSQNGPYLTIKFEAKTKDCYNFLKNYIKELLHRYEEIDWNSKINVNLDSLDLQQ, encoded by the coding sequence ATGAAAATCAACCCTTTTATATTTCGGGGTTATGATGTGCGGGGCGAAGCGGATAAAGATTTAAATCCAGAAATCGTTGAACATTTAGGAAGGGCTTACGGCACTTTTCTAAGAAAGAGAGGAATTAAAAAAGCAGTGGTCGGTTATGATTGCCGGCTGACCAGTCCGTCTTACAGTCAGGCAATAATAAAAGGACTGCTTTTTTCCGGCATTGACGTTATTGACATCGGCTTGGCGCTGGTCGGCAACATTTATTGGGCCCAATATTATTTTAAAGCGCCAGGATGCGTTTCCGTTTCCGGCTCTCACAATCCGGTAAATTACAATGGTTTCAAATTCGGCACCGGTTTTTCCAGCACCATGGTCACAGAAGAAATTGAAGAACTGCGCCAGATAGCCCAAAATGGTCAGTTCGTTCAGGGAAAGGGCAAACTAAAAAAACAAGACATCAAAGAAGCATATCTCAGAGATTTAATCAAAAGATTCCATCTGCCTTTTAAATTTAAAGTGGTCATTGACCCCAGCCATTCTACGGCCGGCGCTTTTGCGCCCGAACTTCTGGAAAAAGCCGGTTGTCAGGTTGTGCGCAGCCATTGTCAAATAGACGGCAGTTTCCCGATAGGCACTCCTGACCCGACTGAAAAAAAAGTGGCTGAAAGATTATCAGAAAAGATATTGGAAGAAAAAGCTGACTTGGGTTTTTCTTACGATTCTGACGGTGACCGGATTGGCGTGGTTGACGGGAGAGGAAATATATTATGGAATGATGTGTTGGTGGCTCTTTTTGCCATGGATGTCCTGGATAGAAATCCGGGAGCCAAAATTGTCTTCAATACCCTTTGTTCCAAAATGGTTGAGGACGTAATTTTGGCTAAAAGGGGTGAACCTCTTATGTGGCGGACTGGCCACTCTTTTATTAAAGCCAAAGCCCAAAAAGAAAAAGCGGCTTTTGCCGGAGAGTTATCCGGCCACTTTTATTTTTTAGACAAATTTTATCCTCACGATGACGGCTGTTATTCAACATTGGCGCTTCTGAACTATCTCTCTCGGTCTAAAAAAACATTATCAGAAGCAATTGCCGGTTTGCCAAAATACATTTCCAGTCCGGAAATAAAAATTTTCTGTGCCGACGATAAAAAAGTTGTTTTGATGGCAAAAATTGGGCCGGTACTTAAAAAAGATTTTCCTGATGCCCGAGTGATTGATGATGAACGGGCGGGGGACGGAGTGCGGCTTGAATTAAAAGACGGTATGTTTGTCATCCGTTATTCCCAAAACGGCCCCTATCTAACAATCAAATTTGAAGCGAAAACGAAAGACTGCTACAATTTCCTGAAGAATTATATTAAAGAACTCCTCCATCGTTACGAAGAAATAGATTGGAATTCAAAAATAAACGTAAACCTCGACTCATTAGACCTCCAGCAATAG
- the ychF gene encoding redox-regulated ATPase YchF: MSFSVGIVGLPNVGKSTLFKALTKNKVDIASYPFTTIHPNVGVVPVPDERLEKIAEIIKPEKITPTIIEFIDIAGLVRGAHKGEGLGNQFLSQIRNCDAILEVVRVFEAPGVENVLGEINPEEEIEIIKTELLMKDLETLEGLLQKIEKEVKKNKKFLKKFEFLKKIKGSVSRGKMIGDTNLDDKEKLEIRKYQFLTAKPIFYLLNLDEKSGYSKNGVESLIKHLAMNLKEEEEISELSEIEKKELQLESKLDQLILNCYNLLDLITFFTVAGLKETRAWTLKKGLKAVDASKLVHTDFKEKFIKAEVLNWQKLIEAGNWHKAREMGWLKTVGRDYIVQDGQIIEFKI; this comes from the coding sequence ATGTCTTTTTCAGTAGGTATAGTTGGTTTGCCCAATGTTGGCAAATCAACCCTATTTAAAGCGCTAACCAAAAACAAGGTTGATATTGCCTCTTACCCTTTTACCACCATTCATCCCAATGTAGGGGTGGTTCCTGTTCCTGATGAAAGATTGGAAAAAATAGCTGAAATTATCAAGCCGGAGAAAATTACTCCGACTATTATTGAATTTATTGATATTGCTGGTTTAGTTAGGGGCGCTCATAAAGGAGAAGGATTGGGTAACCAATTCCTATCTCAGATTAGAAATTGTGACGCTATTTTGGAAGTAGTCAGGGTTTTTGAAGCGCCAGGGGTTGAAAATGTTTTGGGTGAGATTAACCCTGAGGAAGAAATTGAAATTATCAAAACAGAATTATTAATGAAGGACTTAGAAACCTTAGAAGGATTACTTCAGAAAATAGAAAAAGAAGTAAAAAAGAATAAAAAATTCTTGAAAAAATTCGAATTTTTAAAAAAGATAAAAGGGAGTGTCTCTCGGGGAAAAATGATTGGCGATACAAATTTAGACGATAAAGAAAAATTAGAAATCAGAAAGTATCAGTTTTTAACGGCTAAACCGATTTTCTACCTGTTAAATCTTGACGAAAAAAGCGGTTATTCAAAAAATGGTGTTGAATCTTTAATTAAACATTTGGCGATGAACTTAAAAGAGGAAGAAGAAATCTCGGAACTTTCAGAAATTGAGAAAAAAGAATTGCAATTAGAGTCAAAACTTGACCAATTAATTCTAAATTGCTATAATCTTCTTGATTTAATCACTTTTTTCACTGTTGCCGGCTTAAAAGAAACTCGCGCCTGGACTTTAAAAAAGGGGTTGAAAGCAGTTGATGCCAGTAAACTGGTTCATACCGATTTTAAGGAAAAATTCATTAAAGCAGAAGTCCTTAATTGGCAAAAATTAATTGAAGCCGGTAATTGGCATAAAGCAAGAGAAATGGGTTGGCTTAAAACCGTTGGCCGAGATTATATTGTTCAAGACGGCCAGATAATAGAATTTAAAATATAA
- a CDS encoding DNA translocase FtsK, with protein MPNKNKKPKKILLKNSKEKRFSLFILPQNIKKWMVVILMFLLALILILSFFNLAGPGGEFLVKNIYFLIGGTIFIFPLFLAIGGLLFFYSKEKKFWGLFLLAILFFIFSISGTLECLRPGYRIGGYIGYFSRPFLKIFGFWVTQLVLTGFFFIAVLIFWYLFFPPLLEKDKLEKGKIEKKQSLINKLVKKIIKQPEPKFKIKEILPLAQPREEVRTGVELKPVELKTKPLIQLKTSEYQAPSLDLLEPETEIPNSGDIGLNSAIIKKTLQNFDIPVEMSEVNIGPTVTQYTLKPAEGIKLSKITTLSNDLALALASHPIRIEAPIPGRSVVGIEIPNKQRAQVKLRNLIENRIFQEGLSNLMIVLGRDVSGNPVYADLAKMPHLLVAGSTGTGKTIFLNSLILSLLFRPPTNFNHFGGQPEILRFILIDPKRVEFPVYNDIPHLLSPVIYNAQKTVNAFSWLVSEMERRFEILSQSKTKNIRGYNEIAFKEEIPVLPYIVVIVDELADLMAAKGREVEAGIIRLAQMSRAVGIHLVVATQRPSVEVITGLIKANITSRITFQVASQVDSRTVLDMAGAEKLLGAGDLLYASAETAKPKRIQASYVSEKEVKKVVNWLKLKSRGDEFKFEEKILENELTKDLGRDLQFSGNEKDDFWENDPLYEEAKKIIIEARKASASLLQRRLRIGYARAARLLDILEKKGLVGPADGAKPREVYFESLDEDKSSFPPIDPQEGDQEGEDGWQKV; from the coding sequence ATGCCCAATAAAAATAAAAAGCCAAAAAAAATACTTCTCAAAAATTCAAAAGAAAAAAGATTTTCTCTTTTTATTTTACCCCAAAACATTAAAAAATGGATGGTAGTGATTTTGATGTTTTTGCTGGCTCTAATTTTAATCCTTTCTTTTTTCAATTTGGCTGGTCCGGGTGGAGAGTTTTTAGTTAAAAATATTTATTTTTTGATTGGAGGAACGATTTTCATTTTTCCCTTGTTTTTAGCCATAGGCGGATTGTTGTTTTTTTATAGTAAAGAAAAAAAATTTTGGGGGCTGTTTCTTTTAGCCATTCTTTTTTTTATTTTTTCTATTTCAGGAACTTTGGAATGTTTAAGACCAGGATATCGGATCGGCGGATATATCGGTTATTTTAGCCGTCCTTTTCTTAAAATTTTCGGTTTTTGGGTAACCCAATTGGTTTTAACCGGTTTTTTCTTTATAGCTGTTTTGATTTTTTGGTATTTATTTTTTCCGCCCTTGTTGGAAAAAGATAAGTTGGAAAAAGGAAAGATTGAAAAAAAGCAAAGTTTGATTAATAAATTAGTCAAAAAAATAATCAAGCAGCCAGAACCGAAGTTTAAAATAAAAGAAATTCTACCGCTAGCCCAACCCAGAGAGGAGGTAAGGACTGGAGTTGAATTAAAACCGGTTGAGCTGAAAACAAAACCATTAATCCAATTAAAGACCTCCGAATATCAGGCTCCTTCCTTAGATTTATTAGAGCCTGAAACCGAAATTCCTAATAGCGGCGATATCGGATTAAATTCAGCCATTATTAAAAAAACATTACAAAATTTTGATATTCCGGTTGAAATGTCAGAAGTTAATATCGGTCCGACCGTTACTCAATATACTTTAAAACCGGCCGAAGGAATAAAACTTTCAAAAATAACCACCCTCTCCAATGATTTGGCTTTGGCTTTAGCCAGTCATCCAATTAGAATTGAAGCTCCTATTCCCGGAAGATCGGTAGTCGGGATTGAAATACCCAATAAACAAAGGGCCCAAGTCAAATTGAGAAATTTAATTGAAAACAGGATTTTTCAGGAAGGACTATCTAATTTAATGATTGTTTTGGGTCGAGATGTTTCCGGAAATCCAGTTTATGCCGATTTGGCCAAAATGCCCCATCTTCTGGTGGCAGGCAGTACGGGCACGGGCAAAACAATTTTTCTAAACTCTTTGATTTTAAGTTTGCTTTTTCGGCCGCCAACCAATTTCAATCATTTTGGGGGACAGCCGGAAATTTTAAGATTTATTTTAATTGACCCAAAAAGAGTGGAGTTTCCGGTCTACAACGATATTCCCCATCTTTTATCTCCGGTAATTTACAATGCCCAAAAAACAGTAAATGCTTTTTCCTGGCTGGTTTCCGAAATGGAAAGAAGGTTTGAAATTTTGTCTCAATCTAAAACCAAAAATATCAGGGGTTACAATGAAATAGCTTTTAAAGAAGAAATTCCGGTTCTTCCTTATATTGTCGTAATTGTTGACGAATTAGCGGATTTGATGGCGGCCAAAGGCAGGGAAGTAGAAGCCGGTATTATCCGGCTGGCCCAGATGTCCAGAGCAGTTGGCATTCATTTAGTGGTTGCCACCCAAAGACCTTCGGTGGAAGTCATCACCGGTTTGATTAAAGCCAATATTACTTCCAGAATTACTTTTCAAGTTGCTTCTCAGGTTGATTCCCGGACGGTTTTGGATATGGCCGGAGCGGAAAAACTTTTAGGAGCCGGTGATTTACTTTATGCTTCGGCTGAAACCGCCAAACCCAAAAGAATACAGGCCTCTTATGTTTCGGAAAAAGAGGTAAAAAAAGTGGTTAATTGGTTAAAATTAAAAAGCAGGGGAGATGAATTTAAATTTGAGGAAAAAATTTTAGAAAATGAATTGACTAAGGATTTGGGTCGGGACTTACAATTTTCAGGAAATGAAAAGGATGACTTTTGGGAAAATGACCCTCTTTATGAGGAAGCAAAAAAAATAATAATTGAAGCTAGAAAGGCCTCTGCTTCTTTATTGCAAAGAAGATTAAGAATTGGTTATGCCCGGGCGGCTCGACTCCTTGATATTTTAGAAAAAAAAGGACTTGTTGGGCCGGCTGACGGCGCCAAACCAAGAGAGGTTTATTTTGAGTCGTTAGATGAAGATAAATCTTCATTCCCCCCTATTGACCCTCAAGAAGGGGATCAAGAAGGGGAAGATGGATGGCAAAAAGTTTAA
- the rpsR gene encoding 30S ribosomal protein S18, which produces MFCYFCQKNIQEIDFKDEELLSRFLSGSAKIKPRKKTGICAGHQRKFSQAIKRARYLGLLPYTLK; this is translated from the coding sequence ATGTTTTGCTATTTTTGTCAAAAAAATATTCAAGAAATTGATTTCAAAGATGAAGAGCTTCTTTCCCGATTTCTTTCCGGTTCGGCTAAAATCAAGCCCAGAAAAAAAACCGGTATTTGCGCCGGTCATCAAAGAAAATTTTCTCAAGCAATAAAAAGAGCCAGATATTTAGGATTGTTGCCCTATACTTTAAAATAA
- the rpsF gene encoding 30S ribosomal protein S6, with product MKHYELAYLISANLSPEEIRVLQQKISSFIQKKREGSEDSNEIKAPIKKILAYPIKKEKECWFAVLNFNLNPEKLIDLEKNLKNEKAILRYLILAKPPSKEVKYIKSPRLIKSKPKKVELKEIEKKLEEILAET from the coding sequence ATGAAACATTACGAATTAGCTTATCTTATTTCAGCCAATCTTTCGCCAGAAGAAATAAGGGTTTTACAACAAAAAATAAGTTCTTTTATTCAGAAAAAGAGGGAGGGCTCAGAAGATTCAAATGAAATTAAGGCTCCAATTAAAAAAATTTTGGCCTATCCCATTAAAAAAGAAAAAGAATGTTGGTTCGCGGTTTTAAATTTTAATTTAAATCCAGAAAAATTAATTGATTTGGAAAAAAATCTAAAAAACGAAAAAGCAATTCTTCGTTATTTAATATTAGCCAAACCACCTTCTAAAGAAGTTAAATATATTAAATCGCCTCGTTTAATAAAATCTAAACCAAAAAAGGTTGAACTAAAAGAAATTGAAAAAAAATTAGAAGAGATTTTGGCTGAGACCTAA
- the ssb gene encoding single-stranded DNA-binding protein yields the protein MNLNKIFLIGRLTRDPQIKSLPSGQQVSTFGLATDRFFNDKSGQKQQKVEFHNIVLFGRLAEIASQYLTKGGLVFIEGRIQTRSWQDSSGNQRTRTEVVAERIQLGPRTALKQMPEKEIVDEDKSSSPPLATAQEVEEDKSSSPPLAKAQVVDEDKSSSPPFAAAQVKEEEIPIIEEDEIDVKDIPF from the coding sequence GTGAATTTAAATAAAATTTTTCTTATCGGAAGACTAACTCGAGACCCCCAGATTAAATCTCTTCCTTCGGGCCAGCAAGTTTCTACTTTTGGCTTGGCTACCGATCGATTTTTTAATGATAAATCCGGTCAAAAACAACAGAAAGTTGAGTTTCATAACATTGTTTTGTTTGGCAGATTAGCCGAGATTGCCTCTCAATATTTAACCAAAGGTGGGTTGGTTTTTATTGAAGGAAGAATTCAAACCAGAAGCTGGCAGGATAGTTCCGGTAATCAAAGAACAAGAACTGAAGTTGTGGCTGAAAGAATTCAACTTGGACCAAGAACAGCTTTGAAACAAATGCCGGAAAAAGAAATAGTTGATGAAGATAAATCTTCTTCTCCACCCCTGGCTACGGCTCAGGAGGTCGAAGAGGATAAATCCTCTTCTCCACCCTTGGCTAAGGCTCAGGTAGTCGATGAAGATAAATCTTCTTCTCCGCCCTTCGCTGCGGCTCAGGTAAAAGAGGAAGAAATTCCGATTATTGAAGAGGACGAAATTGACGTAAAAGATATCCCGTTCTAA